GCCATGGCGCGCAGCGCGCTCACCTCGCCACCGCCGAGCCGGTTGACGAGCAGCCGCGCCACCCAGCCGTAGGTGCACATGCCGTGGAGGATCGGGCGCTCGAAGCCGCCCCGGGCCGCGAACGACGGGTCGGCGTGCAGGGGGTTGCGGTCCCCGGTCAGGCGGTAGAGCAGCGCCTGGTCCGGGCGGCTCGCGAAGTCGATCTCGAGGTCGGGGCTCCGCTCCGGCGCCGTCCAGGACGGGCTGGGCCCGCGCTCGCCGCCGAAGCCCCCGGCGCCGCCGAAGAAGGCGCCCAGCCGGCTGCGCATCAGCCGTCGGCCGGTCGCGGCGTCGACCAGCTCGGACTCGGTCCACATGACCGCATGCGGGTCCTTGTCCCAGATCTCGGTCACGGTCGTGACGACGTGGCCCGAGCCGGCAGCGGGGATCGGGCCGTCCACCTCGAACTCCTGCTCGGCGTGCACCGCGCGGGTCGGGTCGAAGTCGCCGACGTCCGGCAGGCCGTCGGCCAGGCCGAGGACCACCCCGAAGGTCGGAAGCACCTGCTGGGCGATGCCCTCGCTGTTCTCGGTCGTGAAGGCGAGCTCGGCGAGCGGGTCGTCCTGGCCGGCGCCCACGGCGAGGGCGTAGAGCAGCGAGTCCTGGTCGGTCCAGGTCACCGGGTGCGGTCCGGTGACCATGCCGACGCGGGTCGGGTCGAGAGGCATCAGTTCCTCCTGGGAGGTGCGGGGGCGGGTGGTGGGAGCGGGGGTCAGACGGACAGGCGGGTGCGCGGCCCGGCCTTGAGCAGGCGGGAGGGCAGCTCCCGGCCGACCAGGCGTTGGGCGAGCTCGGCGACGTCGAGGAGGCGCTCCAGGTCGACGCCGGTCTCCACGCCGAGCTCCTCGAGCAGGTAGACCGCCTCCTCGGTGGCGATATTGCCGCTCGCGCCGGGCGCGTACGGGCAGCCGCCGAGGCCGCCGACGCTGGCGTCGAACTGCCACACCCCCATCTCCAGACCGGCGACGAGGTTCGCCATGCCGGTCCCCCGGGTGTCGTGCAGGTGGAGGGTCAGCGGCACGTCCGCGTCGAGCTCGCGGAGCCGGCCGACCAGGCGGCGTACCCGCGGCGGCGAGCCCATGCCGGTGGTGTCGCCGAAGCAGATGCTGTCAGCGCCGTCACGACGCGCCCGAGCGGCGTACGACGCCACGACCTCCTCGGCGACCTCGCCCTCGTAGGGACAGCCGAACGCCGTCGCGACGATCACCTGGCACTGCGCGCCGGCCGCGTGGGCCAGGTCGATGACCTCGGCGATGCCGTCGAGCGACTCCTCCGGCGTGCGGTTGATATTGCGCAGGTTGTGGGTGGTGGACGCCGAGACGACGACCTCGATGTCGCGGAAGCCCGCGTCGAGGGCCCGGCGGGCGCCGACCAGGTTCGGCACGAGTGCGGAGTAGCGCACGTCGTCGCGCCGCCGCACCGCCGACCACACCTCGGCGGCGTCGGCCATCTGCGGGATGGCGCGCGGGTGGACGTAGGAGACGGTCTCGATCTCGCTGAGGCCGGTGGTGCCGAGCGCGTCGACCAGCTCGACCTTGCCCGCCGTGGGCACGGGCGGCTCGTTCTGCAGACCGTCGCGCGGTCCGACCTCGCGCAGCACCACGCGGGCGGGGACGTCGCTCATCAGAAGCCCCGCTCCGCGGCCACCAGCGCCCGATGGGCGCGCGGCGTGCCGTAGAGGCCGCGGGCGGCGGTGACGCGGCGGAAGTGGTGGGAGATCTCGTGCTCCCAGGTGAAGCCGATGCCGCCGTGGACCTGCACGGCCTCGCGCAGTACGAACATGGCGGCGTCGCCCGCCCGGGCCTTGGCGGCGGACGCGGCGAAGCGCCAGTCGTCGGCCTCCGCGCCGGCCGCGGCGACGGCGGCCAGCACCGCACTGGTCGCGGTCTCGAGCTCGGCGTACATGTCGACCAGCTTGTGCTTGACGCTCTGGAAGGAGGCGACCGGACGGCCGAACTGCTGGCGGTCGACGGCGTAGTCGCGGGCCAGGCCGAACGCCCGGTGCGCGGCGGCGAGGGCGTCGACCGCCGTGAGCAGGGCGCCGACCAGCCAGGCGTCGCGGACCGCGGCGGCCACCTCCGCGCCCGCGGCCACCGGG
This region of Nocardioides sp. L-11A genomic DNA includes:
- a CDS encoding hydroxymethylglutaryl-CoA lyase, which translates into the protein MSDVPARVVLREVGPRDGLQNEPPVPTAGKVELVDALGTTGLSEIETVSYVHPRAIPQMADAAEVWSAVRRRDDVRYSALVPNLVGARRALDAGFRDIEVVVSASTTHNLRNINRTPEESLDGIAEVIDLAHAAGAQCQVIVATAFGCPYEGEVAEEVVASYAARARRDGADSICFGDTTGMGSPPRVRRLVGRLRELDADVPLTLHLHDTRGTGMANLVAGLEMGVWQFDASVGGLGGCPYAPGASGNIATEEAVYLLEELGVETGVDLERLLDVAELAQRLVGRELPSRLLKAGPRTRLSV
- a CDS encoding MaoC/PaaZ C-terminal domain-containing protein, with the translated sequence MPLDPTRVGMVTGPHPVTWTDQDSLLYALAVGAGQDDPLAELAFTTENSEGIAQQVLPTFGVVLGLADGLPDVGDFDPTRAVHAEQEFEVDGPIPAAGSGHVVTTVTEIWDKDPHAVMWTESELVDAATGRRLMRSRLGAFFGGAGGFGGERGPSPSWTAPERSPDLEIDFASRPDQALLYRLTGDRNPLHADPSFAARGGFERPILHGMCTYGWVARLLVNRLGGGEVSALRAMAGRFTRPVLPGDPLRLVVWRDGDEGRFRVLTPAGDVVIDRGRFELNGSPAPEGASG